The Oxyura jamaicensis isolate SHBP4307 breed ruddy duck chromosome 14 unlocalized genomic scaffold, BPBGC_Ojam_1.0 oxy14_random_OJ71241, whole genome shotgun sequence DNA segment AACCGCCTTTTGAAACCTCCTGTCTGAAAGAAACGTACATCCGAATCAAGAAGAATGAGTATACTATTCCCAAGGTTGGTGCTTCCCACGGGTGGATCCGTTCACCTTGCAGCCATTCCTGCACCATCCTGTTTCTGGCACTTCAGTGGGCTCTCGTCTAATGGTGAAGCAGCTCTTATTGCAGTGTACTAGCAGGGGTTGTCTCAGGTGGCAGTGGAATGAATCTGTAGGGCCAGCAGCACCTTCTtgattcagaagaaaatctgagctGGGTGCTCGGCATGTGGGGTTGTTAAATGGATTTGCTCAAGTCCAGCCACAGATGAGGCCTGGGCCGAGTCCCATctcatcctgctgctgtcagtttGGTTTTGCTAAAGACAGTTGAATTTTAGCTTTGAATGCTGACAGAAAACCACTCTCAGTATCTGTGTCACTGTTTCCCCAGGCTTGCATCCTGCTTGCCTGAGCAGCACGggagctgctctgagcagagctTTGCCTGTGTTGTATACACAGCGCCTTTGCTGCTCGCGAGTGCTTGTCCCCTGACCCTTGTCTATGAACTCTGGCTCTCTCTTAGCACATCAACCCTGTAGCTGCTAACCTCATCCAGAAGATGCTAAGGTCGGACCCTGCCACGCGCCCGACTATCGACGAGTTGCTGAATGACGAGTTCTTCACCTCGGGGTACATCCCCAGCCGCTTGCCCACCAGCTGTCTCACCATTGCACCGAGGTTTTCAATCGCTCCCAGTGGGCTTGAACTGAACGGGCGAAAGCCCCTGACTGCACTCAACAAAGGTAAGTGCAAGCGAGGACTGTGGATGTAGCACTGGGTGAGAACCTGCCTGGCCTCCAGCAGCATCCAGACCCATCAGTGGGGAAACGCGGTGCTGCTTCCCGCTATTCTCCCAATTCTTATGGAAACTGGAGCGTTTTGTGACTGAGCCCTTGCTCTTTACCCAGAACCAAAGTAGGGATGAAGTACTTGCGCCAGCTTCAGCTATGTGGTATATAAGGTGTTTCTTACAGCTAGGGTAGGATGTAAATCTGGTGCTTTCAGAAACCTACTTCCTGGTCATGCCTCTGCAATCTTCTTTCTTGGCCCAGGACCAGACAGCCCTGCAGTAGAGAACTTGCCTGAAAAGGAAGATGTAGCTGGGCTGCGGGAGCTAGGAGACACTGTTGGCTGTCATTTAGCTGACATGTTACAGCAGCTGACGGCAGTCAACTCAGCCAAACCCTCCGAGAGAGTGGCAGTGAGACAAGGTGAGTCTGGGGACGATCCCACAGGCACTGGCCTTCTGGGATAACTTGCTTCTGTCATTCTGATGCTGTTGTCTGAAGTGAGGGTACCAGCTGACCTCAACTTCTACCTGGAAGGCTGAGAAGCAACGTAGAAACTACTCACCTTCCTCTTGTCCCTGCTTGCTTGTTGTGGTGCACAGGATGCCTTGAAATGTCTTCTAACaaattcctttcctctttgcagaagaagctgaagacCCAGCCTGCATTCCCATCTTCTGGGTTAGCAAATGGGTGGACTACTCAGATAAATATGGTCTAGGTAAATAACATGGTGGCAATACTTCAGCCTTTTCTAATTTCTGAAGCAGCTGGAGGATGCTCTGGTTTGGGCATGGTATAGGTCTGGTTCTTTAATCAAGTTATTCTAGTGGGGCTGGGTTCAAGACCAGTACCAGGAACATTACCACTCAGTGAATCCTGTCACTGAACATCCACCCTTGCTACTTCAAGAGTGGCAAACGGCTACGCATTGCATGATCCCGTGCATCCAGGTGGCTGGACTTGCTCTGCAGGGAGCACGTGTACTCTGTGGGAGTTAAAGTTGCTTCTGCAGCAGATGATGCAACAAGGGAGGATgacaagtccagaggaggaagAGTGCCTCCTAGACCTTTGTAAAGAGGAGGATCTTTAGGCTCAGTGGGGTAGCTCTTGGGGAAGCCCTAGATAACACAATCCTCTGCCTCCGTATTTCCATGTCCCATGCATGTGATGGTCTAACAGGCTCTCTTTTCAACTAGGTTATCAGCTGTGTGACAACAGTGTTGGGGTTCTCTTCAATGACTCCACTCGTCTCATCATGTACAACGATGGGGACAGCTTGCAGTACATTGAGCAAAACAGCACTGAGTCCTATTTCACTGTGAGATCCTATCCCTCTGCCTTGAACAAGAAGGTCAGTCCTGGGGACAGGAGCCCTCGGTGGGTGGCTGCTCCTGGTGAGACTTCTGCCAGCCATATTGGGCTTTGCTGCAGGGTGGGCTCTACGGAGAAACATCTGTGACTCAGGGCTGCTTGCATTCTGCAGGCTTCCTCTTGGCTGGTAAAATGTGGCCTGAAAGAGAAACACTGGCTGCCCTCACTGTTTATTTCTCGTTGCTAACTGAGGCTTGCTTATGAGCAACTTCACAGAAATGAGCTCTCACAAGACTTACATGGACTGAAGTGTTCAGCAAAATGGGTCTCAAGTATCACCAGAGTGAacttttgtctgaaaatttgCATAAACTTGTACAGTGACCACTCAAACTCTGAAAGACATAAGGAGTCTCTGGGTCTGTGCTGGCAGCCCTtgccctcagcctgtctttcaTAGCCTCTTCTATCTGCAGATAACACTATTGAAATACTTCCGGAACTACATGAGCGAGCACTTGCTGAAGGCAGGTGCTAACATCACACCTCGGGAAGGAGACGAGCTGGCACGCTTACCCTACCTCTGCACGTGGTTCCGGACCCGTAGTGCCATCATCCTGCACCTCAGCAACGGCACTGTGCAGATCAACTTCTTCCAGGTGAGGATGTTGCTTTGCCTCTCCCAGGGCTGTAGCTCTAGCTGATCAAACAGCCCTGCCCCGCACAGCGCTGCATGGCAAGACGGCGATCCCAGCAGATGGCCATAACCTGAGATGGAGCTTTGCCCAGTGAACGTAGTACTGGAAAGCTCCGTGCTCTGCTTGCTGGTATCTGAACCATCCAGTGACTCGTAGCCTGCCAAGCAGCTGTTTCCTCTAGTAGAAGTTTCACCAgggagcagtgtgctcaggaTTGACCCTGTGTTCTTTCCCCACAGGACCACACCAAAGTCATCTTGTGCCCCCTCATGGCTGCTGTCACATACATAGATGAGAAACGGGACTTCCGCACGTACAAGCTGAGCCTCATTGAGGAGCACGGATGCTGCAAGGAGCTGGCCAGCCGACTACGCTATGCTCGCACCATGGTGGAGAAACTCCTCAGTTCAAAGTCTGGCTCAGCCCGTGTGAAACCCTCTGCTTAGGTCTTGGTCTTGACGGAATCAACATCCGTGCCAAACTGGCCCAGCTGTGGACAGGGAAGTCTGTTAGCAGCCCTGTTTGTACTGTAACCTGCCATCACGTAGCTGGGCTCCCACTCCTGGGTATGGCCTAGCTGCCCTCAAGGGAGCCCCTGATGCTGTGAGGAATGGTCCTGTGTTCACTGTGAGCGGTGCACAAAGGGGCATCTTGCTCCTCCCTCCCAAtacagtctattttttttaattacatatataGTCTTTTTTCATAATTTCCAAAAGCTTgactcaaaacaaacaaccctcTTGTTGGAGGTTCTTGGGCCTTCTAATGAGACAAAGTGTGGGGTTCTCCCCAGAACTATCATGTAAGTTTATTTGTACATGTCTGCCTAATGCTCTGGGCTCATTCCATTTCGTAGCAGCATAAGTAAGATATTTAACATGCCCCAGTTGGGACTGAGCAGTCAGCCTTTTAATACTGAACTTGATCCACGTGAAAGCTAAACTTTTGTATATTGCATAACTTGATTAAAGATTGTTTGCTGTAGTGTCTGGCTCGTCTTGACTCCCTTTGGCTCCTTGCAAGAGAAGTAGCAGCATGTAGCTTCCAGCTTTCCCCCCTGCATCCCCTGACCAAGACCTGTCATCTTCAGGAGCTTGTGCTGTGTGATTCCTCACAGCCTCGGGCTGAGCTGAGCCCTGGGCTTGCCCTTTGGCTatgccaaaagaaaacaaggaacagACTGTGGGGTTACCACAGGAGCTGTGCTCTAATCAATACCTGTAGGCCAGTACTTAGAAAGGGGAAGGTGGGGAAAAGCTGTTCTGTTTGATCAGCTCTACAACATGAAATAAAGCCACAGGTGTGACTACACAGTTACTAAAATAGATTGCCCAGAACCTCAGTGCAGACTTAGCACATACCAGTAGTGCTCATAccagtttgtttttaagcagaaaaagctttttatttttttctaacttttatACAAAATGTTCTATGCTATAcactgttctgaaaataatggaTCCATGGATTGTCCCCCAAACCCCACACCCCAGCAGAGAGGAATTAGGCTGCACCAACATTAGTGCTGTTCAGAGAGGAAGGCTTCGCCCAGGGGCTCCTGGGCTGGGTTCCCCCTGGCACTGtcagcttccagcagctgtggggagctCCATGCAGCGAGGTCTGCAGCTGCCGTGTGTTTgtgaggaggcagagctgctgctacGTCAGCTcgcaggctgcctgcaggcccTACGGGTGCTTCACCCATGGTCAGGCTTGCATGAGACAGGGGCTTGACCTCAGCCCCAGGAGATGCCATAAACCAGAACGTCCGTGGGAAACGCGCCCTGGGCAGCACGCAGCTGtgagcctgtgctgctgccccatctccaggcctggagaagctgggggggctgcaggcacaggccCGAGTTCAGAGGGAAGGGATCAGCAGGGGAGAAGAGGTTTCCCCCTTGTTTGCCTTCCTTTATGTCCTGAGAAAACTGCCCACAAACAGCGGCACGGCTCTTCTGCTGTGCCAACTGCCCCTGCTCTGAGGACTAACGGGTGTCTGGCCTAACaacaggctgctgctccccgaGAGGGAGAAACCCTTTTCCTCAGCCAGGCTGAGataaaaacacttcattttcaggATTGTGATGGAGGCCTCAAGCCCCCTTCCAGGGCTGGCCATGCCGTGCCCTCTGCAGGCCCGATGCAAAGAGCACAGCCAGAGCCCTAGGAGTGATGCTAAACGCTGATGTGCTCGCCCTCAGCTGGGATGAAGGCCCTCATCCAGCACCAGGACTGCTGTGTCGGGCCTCCTGGTACCTCTGTGCATTAAACACAGGCCCAGACAGCTCTTCCACAGGCACACAGCCCCGGAGGGACCACGGGAACGATGTGTGCGGATCCTCTGAGGAACTGGCTGCGGGCCCAGCGCAGCAGTCAGGTTGCGGTGCTCCTTCAGCTACTCCCAAGAAATTCTttcaacaccttttttttccctgacttctCCAAGTACTGTCTGTGCAGTAGAGCTATTCTGTTCTCTGACAGAAGGGTCTTCAGGCTCCTGAGCCTGACCACGGCCCTTGGGGCTCAGCAGACCAAGGTGAGCCAGCCCCAGGCCAGGCCGTGCGCATCGCTGCTGGCCCCCGCTGCCTGCACCCCTGTGGGGGCCGGGTCCTGGGTCCCAGACCCCCCTCCCTGGCCGAGGCAGCCGTGCACAGGGCAGACGGATGCCGAGGAGCCCAGGGCCGGTGGTAGCGCTGGGCTGCTGGACAACGGGCACAAGGCGAGTGTGCCCGGTGCTCTGAGCACGGCGCCTCGTGCCTCCTCCTCAGAGAGACGTCCCCCGGAGTCCCCGTGCCCAGTGGCAGCTGAGCTCCCCGACAGCCAAGGGCCACACAGGGACCCCAGCAGGGGCTTCCTGCAGGAGCCCCCTTCCCCTGAGCCGGGGCAGGACCGggcacaggggctgcagcacagcagctgtggctAAATCCTGTCAAAGTCACCCCAAAAGGGGCAGCGCCCCAACAATCGCTGCTTCGGCTGCAGAGATGGCAGACGGGCGCTGCCGGGAGCCTGGCGCCCCGAGGAGCggcggccgcagccccccgctGCCAACCCCCGGCACGGTGCCCGCTCacctccccgcgccccccggctCCGGGACGTAGTAGGGGCGGAAGAGCCGCTCGCGGGCACAGAGCCGCATGGTGCTGTGCGTGTGCAGCAACAGCCGCGGGAAGCGGGAGGTGAAGTACTGCACGAAGCCTTCGGGGACGGAGCCCAGTGCCTCCTGGACGTCGGCAGGCAGCTCGTGGTAGTGATGCTTCTGCAGGACAGAGGGCTTGGTGAGGGGTGGCCGGCGCGGCGCGCAGCCCggctgcggggcagggggcATACCTTGTTCCTCATGGCCCGCAGGAGGTCGCGCACCGAGCCGCCCTTGTAGGTGCGGAACTTCCTCAGGTCTGgggagaaagcagagcagaggcgCAGCAGTGCGGTGAGTGCCCCTGGGatgccacagccctgcagaagcccctgccccgggcagggatcactgccctgctctgcccttccaAGGGCTGCATCTTTGTCCCCCCTGGATTTTGGCTCCTGGACACCTGGAGGTGCCTCATGGACAGTAAATGGCACCAGAGCCAGAACACTCCAGtccctgcatgctgctgcatgCGGCAGGAGGGCACCGCGTGAGCCCAGAGCCTGTGCTCCTACCTGTCTGCAGCGGGAGGGAGATGTGCATCCTCCAGTTTGTCCTCACCACCGAGCGGCCCCCTGCCTCCAGCGCCGCCACGATGGCCCCCTCGGCTGGCTCCTTCTCGATGCGGTCACTGACGTCCTGCACCAGAGAGCAGGGACTGGGACGGGCACCGGCACTGGCTCTGGTCCCATGCCCACCCCGGCCAGCACCGGAGCGCAGAGCTGCAGGGACGGGGGGGGACACGCAGCGCATCCAGCATGGGAGGGGTTTAGGGCTGACCCCAAactgggggaagaggggaaCACCCCTTGCAAAAGTAGCTCAAAATGAGCATGGTGAATGCATGTGGCTGGTTCCAGCACTCTTTCAGAACACCCACACGGTGccagctgtgctcagagcaCACCTAAGGGCACTGCCCAGCTGGACTCAGCACTCTCACCTGGAAGAactgcagctgcttctctgcacTCCAGAAGAAGGGGTGCATAAGGACCACGGGGGCCGAGGGGCGCTTCTGGGGCTCGCCACTGATCATTGACACAATCAGCTCTCTTGCAATGACCTTGTCTTGAATGCAAAACAGGAGAGAGCACTAAGCGAGGCCGCAGGGAGGACGGGGCACGCCGCACAGCCTGGCACGGGGTGGTTGCTGCAGGCACTggcctctgggcagcctcacCGTGCgcctcctcctgcaggcagggcagctggTAAGCGCCCGCCAGGATGTTGGCCTGTCGCCGCAAGCTGTCCCCGAACGGGTGCTGCCCTCCTGACACCACGTAGTAGAAGACGCAGCCGGCTGAGAAGATGTCCACAGCGCACGTCTGCAAGACACAGACGGGGAGATGGGACCCTTGCAGCAGAGGTGAGGAAGGCTTTACACCCCCGCTTTTCCACTCTTCTGTGTGAGCGCCCGGTTGTTAGCTACAGCTTtagccaggcagcagcacccagacaCCGCGGCGCAGCTGCAAAGTGCAAGGCACAAGGGCTCCTGCCTGCCAAGCTTTCCAGAGCACGGACGGTCTCTCCCTGGGCCAGTGATGCCCCCAGCACCTTGGGTCCTCATCAGGGAAGAGGTTTTCAGGGACACTGACACAAGCCAGGACTCCACAGCCAGATGAacacaggagagctgctgctgccttaaATGTCTGTGCAAGCCGATCCTAGCACTGGGTTACGTGAAGCGCGTTGCCAACAGCAGCCCGTGCCCTGCCAGGCCCATCAGCaaccagctcccagcaggaaCGGGATTGATCCCCGGGGCCAAACGGACACGCAGATGTCACCACCACCACGCACCCCACGCTTCCAAGCACCAGAGCCAAGTGTCAGAGGGCTGCGATGGGGCTCCGGCCTCGCCAgccccagggctctgcctctcCACCACgaaggggaggagagcaggaggcGGCTGCTGCCTGGGCGGTGCGCACTGCTGCTGCGCTCGGGCTGGCTTTCGCTCTCAGAGCTCTGGTCTTAATTGTGCATTTCAGCGGCACACCACAAGGCTGCTGCAAGCAAGGAGGACGCTGCAAAGAAAGGCTCAAGGAGCACACGAAGCAGCACGGAGGTGCCCATGGCTCACTGACGGGGTTCTCCTTCGgggcctcctgcagcacctcggGCGCAATCCACCCCTCGGTGCCGGGGATGCCGGAGCGCAGGCTGAAGCTGTGCCGCCCCCCCTGGAGCTTCTTGCACAGGCCAAAGTCCGAGATGACGGCTCGGATCTGCCCGTGGCTATTCGGGACAGAGATGAGGATGTTACAGGGCTTCAGGTCGCGATGAACTGCAAGAGACAGTTTGCAGCGTTACCTGCAGGCGAGGCCCCGTGCCGCAGGGCCgatgcaggaggtgctgcagagatgagcagggctgcagcacatcTGCAcgcccagcacctcccagcagcGAGCGGTCCGAATGCTGCAGCACCGCGGGcttggctggggacagggcacaGCGCCCACGCACGTGCATCGACGCAGGGGACGCTGCCCTCTTACCGATGTTGAGGGAGTGCAGGTGTGCCAGGCCTGACATGGTCTGGTGCAGGACAGACACCGGGTCCAGGCTGCGCCGATTGAAGCTGGGGCTCTCCACGTACTGGAAACAGGGAGACAGAAAGATGTGCACTGAGGCCTGAGGGACCGGACAAACAAGGCAAGGCTGGGCAGGAGAAGCTTCTCACTAGGCTGAcggaggaggaaggagatgaGCGTTCTGATGTACGAG contains these protein-coding regions:
- the PLK1 gene encoding serine/threonine-protein kinase PLK1, with protein sequence MSAAGGRPSRAAVPAEAARGGVAAAGGKEVPKVLVDPRTRRSYVRGRFLGKGGFARCYELAEAESREVFAGKVVPKSLLVKPHQKEKMSMEIAIHRSLSHRHVVGFQSFFEDADFVYVVLELCRRRSLLELHKRRKALSEPEVRYYLRQTILGCQYLHSHRVIHRDLKLGNLFLSDDMEVKIGDFGLATKVEYDGERKKTLCGTPNYIAPEVLGKKGHSFEVDIWSIGCIMYTLLVGKPPFETSCLKETYIRIKKNEYTIPKHINPVAANLIQKMLRSDPATRPTIDELLNDEFFTSGYIPSRLPTSCLTIAPRFSIAPSGLELNGRKPLTALNKGPDSPAVENLPEKEDVAGLRELGDTVGCHLADMLQQLTAVNSAKPSERVAVRQEEAEDPACIPIFWVSKWVDYSDKYGLGYQLCDNSVGVLFNDSTRLIMYNDGDSLQYIEQNSTESYFTVRSYPSALNKKITLLKYFRNYMSEHLLKAGANITPREGDELARLPYLCTWFRTRSAIILHLSNGTVQINFFQDHTKVILCPLMAAVTYIDEKRDFRTYKLSLIEEHGCCKELASRLRYARTMVEKLLSSKSGSARVKPSA